A part of Syntrophorhabdaceae bacterium genomic DNA contains:
- a CDS encoding cysteine rich repeat-containing protein, which produces MKQLILAALLSVTLTLPTGLAFADSAQPGPRLNGHCKEDVNQFCSEMQPGGGRIANCLREHAKDLSQGCKAAIKNRMRRQQQQHPNGPTQPPASAK; this is translated from the coding sequence ATGAAGCAATTGATTCTTGCAGCACTTTTATCTGTGACGTTGACACTGCCCACAGGGCTGGCTTTCGCAGATTCGGCGCAGCCAGGGCCACGGCTAAATGGACACTGCAAAGAGGACGTCAATCAGTTCTGTTCAGAAATGCAACCTGGCGGCGGACGCATAGCCAACTGCTTGAGGGAACATGCTAAGGACTTGAGCCAGGGTTGCAAGGCTGCAATCAAGAATAGGATGCGGCGCCAGCAACAGCAGCATCCGAACGGACCTACGCAGCCCCCTGCTTCCGCAAAATAG